In one window of Candidatus Scalindua sp. DNA:
- the thrC gene encoding threonine synthase: protein MGQKAWFRCSSGCDEKYELNEIIYTCRKCGGLLEVQHDIEKLKRRKPESWKKLFDDRYRRTRWPYGSAVWGKKEVVCPNVEDTNIVSLYEGASNLFWAERLGNIIGVDNLWIKQCGNAHTGSFKDLGMTVLVSMVKQMISEGKEIRGVACASTGDTSAALAAYCAAAGIPAIVFLPKDKVSTAQLIQPIANGALTLSLDTDFDGCMEIVRKICAENIIYLANSMNSLRIEGQKTISIELVQQFDWEVPDVIIIPGGNLGNISALGKGFLLMRDLGMITKLPRIVCVQASRANPLYRCYQKGFKEYHPIKAKKTLASAIQIGNPISINKAIKILKLFDGIVEQATEDELANAAALADTTGLFNCPHTGVALAALFKLVKRKQIRKDERIVIISTAHGLKFTDFKVRYHENKLEEVQPQYVNLPVELPPDYGLVKDTVLKKLETAHN from the coding sequence ATGGGGCAAAAGGCATGGTTTCGGTGCTCGTCAGGGTGTGATGAGAAGTATGAGCTGAACGAGATTATCTACACCTGTAGAAAGTGTGGGGGGTTACTTGAGGTCCAGCACGATATTGAGAAGCTGAAACGACGTAAACCCGAATCGTGGAAAAAGCTGTTTGACGACCGCTACAGAAGGACGAGATGGCCCTACGGCAGCGCTGTCTGGGGGAAGAAGGAGGTGGTTTGTCCAAATGTGGAGGATACGAACATTGTTTCTCTTTATGAAGGGGCCAGCAATCTCTTCTGGGCAGAACGTCTTGGTAATATTATCGGGGTAGATAACTTATGGATTAAGCAGTGCGGGAATGCTCATACCGGTTCATTTAAGGACCTTGGCATGACAGTCCTTGTTTCCATGGTGAAGCAGATGATTTCTGAGGGAAAGGAGATACGGGGTGTTGCATGTGCCTCGACAGGTGATACTTCTGCAGCTCTTGCTGCATATTGTGCTGCCGCGGGTATACCTGCCATAGTATTCCTGCCTAAAGACAAGGTTTCGACGGCACAGTTGATTCAGCCGATAGCGAATGGAGCCCTGACGCTTTCATTAGATACCGATTTTGATGGTTGCATGGAAATAGTGCGTAAGATCTGTGCAGAAAATATTATTTATCTTGCGAACTCGATGAATTCTCTTCGAATTGAGGGGCAGAAGACCATCAGCATTGAATTAGTCCAGCAGTTTGACTGGGAAGTACCTGACGTTATTATAATACCGGGTGGAAATCTGGGAAATATCAGTGCACTTGGTAAAGGATTTCTCCTGATGAGGGACCTGGGTATGATTACGAAACTTCCCAGAATAGTGTGTGTTCAAGCCTCAAGGGCTAATCCCCTGTATCGGTGTTATCAGAAGGGTTTTAAGGAGTATCATCCGATAAAGGCGAAAAAAACACTTGCGAGTGCTATTCAAATAGGTAATCCCATCAGTATCAACAAGGCGATTAAGATTTTGAAACTGTTTGACGGGATTGTAGAGCAGGCAACAGAGGATGAACTTGCGAATGCTGCAGCACTGGCTGATACTACGGGGCTTTTCAACTGCCCTCATACGGGTGTTGCATTGGCAGCGTTATTTAAGCTGGTTAAAAGAAAACAGATCAGGAAGGATGAGCGAATTGTGATTATCTCTACGGCTCATGGGTTGAAATTTACCGATTTTAAGGTCAGGTACCATGAGAACAAATTGGAGGAAGTTCAACCACAATATGTAAATCTGCCGGTAGAACTTCCTCCGGACTATGGGCTGGTAAAAGATACCGTCTTAAAGAAACTTGAAACGGCACACAATTGA
- a CDS encoding DUF2284 domain-containing protein — protein MYCVNDDRVEPLCSELVKLGATASRLITTESVIVEPWVQLKCRFGCSKFGKFKTCPPYTPSYKETRELLNSYKSALLIEGQPPGRDFKDMLLAVEHKANFAGFYKAFALGAGPCPLCTECTIGESCTLPTDARPSMEACGIDVFGTVRNNGFEIKFLEHKNEYVKYFGLLLLE, from the coding sequence ATGTATTGTGTAAATGATGACAGGGTGGAACCGTTATGTAGTGAGCTGGTAAAGCTGGGGGCAACGGCTTCACGGTTGATCACTACGGAGAGCGTAATAGTTGAGCCCTGGGTTCAGTTGAAATGCCGTTTCGGTTGTTCAAAATTTGGTAAGTTTAAGACCTGCCCTCCATATACACCTTCCTATAAAGAGACCCGCGAGCTATTGAACTCCTATAAGAGCGCTCTTCTCATTGAAGGACAGCCGCCCGGAAGAGATTTCAAGGATATGCTTCTTGCTGTTGAGCACAAGGCAAATTTTGCAGGGTTCTATAAGGCTTTTGCCTTAGGTGCCGGTCCATGCCCGCTTTGTACAGAATGCACTATCGGGGAATCGTGTACTTTACCAACAGATGCAAGGCCGTCAATGGAGGCATGTGGCATTGATGTATTTGGTACTGTACGGAATAATGGTTTTGAGATAAAATTCCTTGAACATAAAAATGAATATGTTAAATATTTCGGTCTACTTTTACTTGAATAA
- the lpxD gene encoding UDP-3-O-(3-hydroxymyristoyl)glucosamine N-acyltransferase, translating into MKFTLQQINEIIDGKLFGNGNTLITGVASIDQSQEGDISFIKDESLINKIYTTRASAIVAHRPIKDTQKPLIVAGNPFLAFTKFLYVVSDQKKSQICAVHESAVIADTSCIGQNVSIGANVIIDEDTKIGNNVTIYPHVYIGKNCTIGDYSTIYPHVTIREDVVMGKRVIIHPGTTIGGDGFGYLQIKQKHVKIPQVGSVEIGDDVEIGSNVTIDRATLDKTIIGSGVKIDNHSHVAHNVIIGENSMLIAYAKIAGGARIGKNVMIAEDVGITDHAVIGDNCIIGGGSNVYKSLEPGSVVWGSPAKPINQEKRIQIILKKLPAIYKKIKDITH; encoded by the coding sequence ATGAAATTCACCTTACAGCAAATTAATGAAATTATTGATGGAAAGCTTTTCGGCAACGGAAACACCCTTATTACGGGTGTAGCAAGTATAGATCAGTCACAAGAGGGTGATATCAGCTTTATCAAAGATGAAAGCCTTATCAATAAAATTTACACAACCAGGGCATCTGCCATTGTGGCGCACAGACCAATAAAAGATACTCAAAAACCTTTAATCGTCGCCGGAAACCCATTCCTGGCATTCACAAAATTTTTATACGTTGTTTCAGATCAGAAAAAATCTCAGATTTGTGCTGTCCATGAATCTGCAGTTATTGCAGACACCTCCTGTATCGGCCAGAATGTCTCTATAGGAGCAAATGTAATTATCGATGAAGATACCAAGATCGGCAACAACGTTACCATATATCCACATGTCTACATTGGGAAAAACTGCACGATAGGTGATTACTCCACAATCTATCCACACGTAACAATCCGGGAAGATGTAGTGATGGGCAAACGAGTGATAATCCATCCAGGTACAACAATTGGCGGAGACGGATTTGGATACCTTCAAATAAAACAGAAGCATGTAAAAATCCCACAGGTTGGTTCCGTTGAAATTGGCGATGATGTTGAAATTGGTTCAAATGTCACGATAGACAGAGCAACTCTTGACAAAACGATCATTGGTTCCGGTGTAAAGATTGACAATCATTCCCACGTAGCCCATAACGTCATTATCGGGGAAAACAGCATGCTTATTGCATATGCAAAAATTGCGGGAGGAGCAAGAATTGGTAAAAATGTCATGATTGCTGAAGATGTAGGCATCACAGATCATGCAGTCATTGGCGACAACTGTATTATCGGCGGAGGTTCAAATGTGTATAAGAGCCTTGAACCAGGCTCTGTAGTCTGGGGTTCTCCAGCCAAACCAATTAACCAGGAAAAAAGAATACAGATAATACTGAAGAAGCTCCCGGCAATTTATAAGAAGATAAAAGATATTACTCATTAA
- a CDS encoding TolC family protein translates to MIYPVHHFKYVTVVTLLASILFLTSHVSIAREETDAETVNLEECITRAFENNLQIAAARNRLGTSEADRIKSSLLFPSNPKLNTRIGTRNSPSPADRHTDYSVSLSQEFQVYGQRRKRINVSDKLIERVKFEISDVERNVIAKVKTNFYEALTALEILKLREYVESIFEKLWDASSERFKAGAISSLELNSIQIGYGQARQQLLVAKSNYQNSLLNLKLLLGMSREEQLNIVGRLSYEKFQISMEDILDSAYKIRPDLKAIEFEKERASQEISLRKAEIIPNPSVSGFFSREEGDDDIVGGQVSVSIPVWDRKQPELKRARTAKGTANINIKNKRLEIQKEVAVAYRTFMAAKGSLAIYTDEIIPKVDENLTLNEISYKEGKIDFIGFLTVQRNLLEARAAYLSGLFDYNNAIINLETVSGMKLMP, encoded by the coding sequence ATGATCTATCCGGTACATCATTTTAAGTATGTAACTGTTGTAACATTATTAGCGTCTATACTCTTTTTGACTTCTCATGTGTCAATTGCTCGGGAAGAGACAGATGCTGAAACTGTCAATCTCGAAGAATGTATCACAAGAGCATTTGAGAACAATTTACAGATCGCTGCTGCAAGAAACAGATTAGGTACATCAGAGGCTGACCGCATTAAGTCGTCATTGCTTTTTCCTTCAAATCCTAAATTGAATACCAGAATAGGAACAAGAAATTCACCATCACCTGCAGACAGACATACGGACTATTCGGTTTCACTATCTCAGGAGTTTCAGGTTTATGGCCAGAGACGAAAAAGAATAAACGTATCTGATAAATTGATTGAAAGGGTGAAATTTGAAATTTCTGATGTGGAAAGAAACGTTATTGCGAAGGTCAAGACTAATTTTTATGAGGCGTTAACTGCCTTGGAAATTTTAAAGCTTCGCGAATATGTCGAAAGTATTTTCGAAAAGTTATGGGATGCTTCCAGTGAGCGATTCAAAGCCGGTGCAATATCCTCACTTGAACTCAATTCAATACAGATAGGTTATGGGCAGGCAAGACAACAGCTTCTTGTCGCAAAGAGTAACTATCAAAACAGTCTCTTAAATTTGAAACTCCTTCTGGGTATGTCCAGGGAGGAACAATTAAATATCGTTGGCAGACTGTCTTATGAGAAATTTCAAATAAGTATGGAAGACATTTTGGACTCTGCCTACAAGATAAGGCCTGACCTGAAGGCAATAGAGTTTGAGAAAGAAAGGGCCTCTCAGGAAATATCACTCCGTAAGGCGGAGATTATTCCAAATCCCAGTGTATCAGGATTTTTCAGCAGAGAAGAAGGGGATGATGATATCGTTGGCGGGCAGGTGTCCGTTTCAATACCTGTATGGGATAGAAAACAGCCTGAACTTAAAAGGGCTCGGACTGCGAAAGGCACAGCAAACATAAATATCAAAAATAAGCGACTGGAGATACAAAAGGAAGTGGCTGTTGCATATCGTACTTTTATGGCAGCAAAAGGCAGTTTAGCAATCTATACTGATGAAATTATACCGAAGGTCGACGAAAATCTGACACTAAACGAAATATCATATAAAGAAGGTAAGATTGATTTTATCGGATTCCTCACTGTACAAAGGAATCTTTTAGAAGCCAGAGCTGCTTATTTAAGCGGATTGTTTGATTACAATAATGCCATTATCAACCTGGAGACCGTTTCGGGAATGAAATTAATGCCCTAA
- a CDS encoding efflux RND transporter periplasmic adaptor subunit has product MSIRLSGILLVLLLLFSQISCKKPTTGVTGTGEHGEHAHEEHSEGEHTGEQRVQISPQEMEEFDVEVAEALPGKILIDLHLPGEVVYDPARVVHIVPRVPGIVTKVHKEIGDQLREGEVMAVLESRELASAKANYLAAIEILSLAEATYNREKKLWDKNISSEREYLDAQTRLAEARIQLHKSQHQLMALGFTKEYVDELKHGSEDMSHFEITSPFSGAIVEKHITLGEKVDDQNPVFTVADLSTVWVYLTVYQKDLESVRVGQTVTIREQQGLHSTKSRLDYITPFVEESTRTATARVVLDNSKGEWHPGAFVSGEVIIDEFEVKIAVPRTALLVVQEKNIIFVKIKDGFEPRQVTLGRKNEANLEILSGLDRGEQYISRGGFTLKSELGRSSLEGGGHAH; this is encoded by the coding sequence ATGAGTATACGATTATCTGGAATTTTACTCGTGTTGTTGCTGCTTTTTTCTCAGATTTCATGCAAGAAACCAACAACGGGCGTGACAGGCACCGGGGAACATGGAGAACATGCTCACGAGGAGCATAGCGAGGGAGAACATACCGGAGAGCAGAGAGTACAAATTTCTCCACAGGAAATGGAGGAGTTTGATGTAGAGGTGGCAGAAGCGCTTCCCGGCAAAATACTTATCGACTTGCACTTGCCCGGTGAGGTTGTTTATGATCCAGCCAGGGTGGTGCACATTGTACCGAGAGTCCCGGGTATTGTAACAAAAGTGCACAAAGAAATTGGTGATCAGTTGAGGGAAGGAGAAGTCATGGCGGTCTTAGAAAGCAGAGAACTTGCATCCGCTAAGGCGAATTACCTTGCGGCCATTGAAATCCTTTCTCTGGCCGAGGCAACTTATAACCGTGAAAAAAAACTGTGGGATAAAAATATTTCCTCCGAACGCGAATATCTGGATGCCCAGACAAGGTTGGCAGAAGCCAGGATTCAGTTACATAAATCCCAACATCAACTCATGGCTCTTGGTTTCACGAAAGAATATGTAGATGAACTCAAGCACGGTTCAGAAGATATGTCACACTTCGAAATAACATCACCGTTCAGTGGGGCCATTGTCGAAAAGCATATTACACTGGGTGAAAAAGTGGATGACCAAAACCCGGTGTTTACCGTTGCAGATCTCAGTACTGTCTGGGTTTATTTGACGGTCTACCAGAAAGATCTGGAATCAGTTCGTGTTGGCCAAACTGTTACCATACGAGAGCAACAAGGCCTGCACAGCACTAAATCCAGGCTTGATTATATAACTCCCTTTGTGGAAGAATCCACACGTACCGCGACCGCCCGGGTGGTCCTGGATAATTCTAAAGGAGAGTGGCATCCCGGTGCCTTCGTATCGGGTGAGGTTATTATCGATGAATTTGAAGTGAAAATTGCAGTGCCTCGTACCGCTTTGTTAGTCGTTCAGGAAAAAAATATTATTTTTGTGAAGATCAAAGACGGGTTTGAACCTCGCCAGGTAACTCTAGGCAGAAAGAACGAAGCAAACCTGGAGATTTTATCAGGCCTGGACAGGGGTGAACAGTACATTAGCAGAGGAGGATTTACCCTCAAGTCAGAACTTGGAAGAAGCAGTCTTGAAGGAGGAGGACATGCACATTAA
- a CDS encoding CusA/CzcA family heavy metal efflux RND transporter produces MERLIDFSLRNRLLMIVLTIIVIAGGYYSYRKLPVDAFPDVSPNLVQIFTVTEGLAPQEVEKYVTFPIEMAMTGLPGLEKIRSVSNFGLSVVNIYFEDGMDIYFCRQVVNERLQEARDQIPEGFGEPGMGPISTGMGLVLFYYLEDTTEKYSLEELRTIQDWVIKLNLQTVPGVTEVLGIGGYERQYHVVVQPESLLRYHVTLQEIVERVKANNLNVGAQFIEKNREEFIVRSVGLADGIDDLQRIIIKTVDGRPVYLDSIADIQIGGAVRRGLQTRNGQGEVIAGMVIKLFGTNASTIIGRVEEKIKEVNKILPDGIRIVPYYQQKDIVEASVSTVRNALIQGIVLVALVLLVFMGGFRPSLVVAMAIPFSVMFACIAMYYYNLSANLMSLGGLAIAIGMMVDGTIVMVENVDRLLREAAPDESRIHVVARACKEVARPITFAICIIVIVFLPLFTLQGVEGKTFKPLAYTVSLAMLGSLVFAILMAPLLSSYLMRRPGSKKGKKEGSESFVVKILLIPYRPLVVFFVQRRIYAIILAVVLLLLGGLVYPRLGSEFTPKLKEGTVVVRLTMAPSIALTESKRMTMVVERKLLNIPEVREVVTRIGRGEVGAHSDPINSAEIYVLLKPEKEWRRKGDQEYIEELIREELGVMPGILSNLTQPIEMTVDELLEGVRAELSIKLFGRDLDTLKSKADEIASVIQTIRGAADVQADQVSGKHQLLIRPKREAIARYGINLEDVQKVIRSAVGGEIAGQIFEGIRRFGILVRYEPDARRTREDIENLLIEAPGGTVVPLVELAEIQEIVSPRQIMREDTQRFITVQCNVVGRDIGSFVEESQQAIDDTVDLPPGYLMTWGGQFRLQQEANKRFSVVIPATILIVSLLLFSNFGSLKNTLLILLNIPLALVGGIIALWITGQNLSVPASVGFIALFGIALENGMVLLTYLKQLIRDGLSIDEASIKGACLRLRPVLMTAVTTALGLIPLLLASGTGSDVQRPLATVVVGGLVTSTVLTLLVIPALFKWFSVPLETEISHNNKIIREG; encoded by the coding sequence ATGGAAAGATTAATTGATTTTTCTCTCAGGAACCGGCTGTTGATGATTGTTCTTACAATAATAGTCATTGCCGGTGGATACTACAGTTACAGGAAGCTTCCCGTTGACGCCTTTCCGGACGTTTCTCCGAACCTGGTGCAGATATTTACAGTCACCGAAGGATTGGCTCCGCAGGAAGTAGAGAAATACGTTACCTTTCCTATTGAGATGGCCATGACCGGGCTGCCAGGGCTGGAGAAGATCAGGAGTGTTTCCAACTTTGGACTCTCCGTGGTGAATATCTATTTCGAAGATGGTATGGACATCTATTTCTGCCGTCAGGTGGTCAACGAACGATTGCAGGAAGCCCGTGATCAGATCCCGGAAGGATTTGGTGAGCCGGGAATGGGCCCCATATCTACAGGTATGGGACTGGTTCTCTTTTATTATCTCGAAGATACAACGGAAAAATACTCCCTTGAGGAACTCCGCACCATCCAGGACTGGGTAATCAAATTAAACCTGCAGACCGTGCCCGGTGTAACGGAGGTGTTGGGTATTGGTGGATATGAAAGGCAATACCATGTCGTTGTTCAACCTGAAAGTTTGCTGCGCTATCATGTCACTCTCCAGGAAATTGTAGAACGTGTAAAGGCTAATAATCTTAACGTTGGCGCACAATTCATCGAGAAAAATCGTGAAGAATTCATCGTACGTTCCGTGGGACTGGCTGATGGAATTGATGACCTTCAAAGAATTATTATTAAAACGGTAGATGGCCGTCCAGTATATCTCGATAGTATTGCCGATATACAGATCGGAGGAGCAGTTCGACGTGGTTTGCAGACGAGAAACGGGCAAGGGGAAGTGATCGCAGGCATGGTTATCAAGCTATTCGGAACAAATGCCTCGACCATTATCGGACGTGTGGAAGAAAAGATAAAGGAGGTAAATAAAATCCTGCCTGATGGTATTCGAATTGTACCTTATTACCAGCAGAAAGATATCGTGGAGGCATCAGTCAGTACCGTGAGAAATGCCTTAATACAAGGCATTGTACTGGTAGCCCTGGTCTTGCTTGTTTTCATGGGTGGCTTTCGCCCCAGTCTCGTGGTTGCTATGGCCATTCCCTTTTCCGTCATGTTTGCGTGTATTGCCATGTATTACTACAATCTTTCAGCAAACTTAATGTCTCTGGGAGGGCTGGCAATTGCCATTGGCATGATGGTGGATGGTACCATTGTTATGGTGGAAAATGTAGACAGGCTTCTTCGTGAAGCAGCTCCAGATGAGTCGAGGATACACGTGGTAGCCCGGGCGTGCAAAGAAGTTGCCCGCCCTATTACGTTTGCCATATGTATTATTGTCATAGTCTTTTTGCCCCTTTTCACTCTCCAGGGAGTTGAGGGTAAGACTTTCAAACCACTGGCTTATACTGTCTCCCTGGCAATGCTGGGTTCGCTGGTTTTTGCTATACTGATGGCTCCCCTCTTGAGCAGTTATTTAATGCGCAGGCCTGGATCAAAGAAGGGCAAAAAGGAAGGGAGTGAATCATTCGTTGTAAAGATATTGCTGATCCCTTATCGGCCACTTGTCGTGTTTTTTGTTCAAAGACGCATCTATGCCATTATTCTGGCAGTGGTGCTCCTTTTACTTGGTGGTCTGGTTTACCCCAGGCTCGGTTCAGAATTCACCCCTAAACTCAAGGAAGGGACTGTGGTCGTACGTCTAACTATGGCCCCGTCAATCGCTTTGACAGAGAGTAAACGTATGACCATGGTAGTTGAACGTAAACTGCTCAACATACCGGAGGTCAGGGAGGTAGTCACTCGAATTGGGAGGGGTGAAGTGGGTGCACATTCAGATCCGATCAATTCCGCGGAAATCTATGTGCTTCTGAAGCCAGAAAAAGAGTGGCGGAGAAAAGGAGATCAGGAATATATCGAGGAACTCATCAGGGAAGAACTCGGGGTAATGCCGGGTATTCTGAGTAACCTGACTCAGCCGATCGAGATGACAGTGGATGAGTTGTTGGAAGGGGTAAGGGCCGAACTGTCTATTAAACTATTCGGGCGTGATCTCGACACATTGAAAAGCAAGGCCGATGAAATAGCCAGCGTGATACAAACTATTCGTGGAGCAGCAGATGTTCAGGCAGACCAGGTCAGCGGAAAACACCAGCTTCTCATTCGACCTAAACGTGAAGCTATCGCCCGCTACGGCATTAATCTTGAAGATGTACAGAAGGTGATAAGGTCAGCCGTTGGTGGTGAAATTGCCGGTCAGATATTTGAGGGAATCCGTCGTTTTGGTATATTGGTACGCTACGAACCTGATGCACGACGCACACGTGAAGATATCGAAAACCTGTTGATCGAGGCTCCAGGTGGTACAGTCGTACCTCTGGTGGAATTGGCGGAGATACAGGAGATAGTGAGCCCACGCCAGATTATGCGGGAAGATACTCAAAGATTTATTACGGTCCAGTGTAATGTCGTGGGCAGGGATATCGGGTCATTTGTGGAAGAGTCACAACAGGCAATTGATGATACGGTGGATCTTCCACCCGGTTATCTCATGACATGGGGTGGGCAATTTCGGCTCCAGCAGGAGGCAAACAAACGATTTTCCGTGGTGATCCCGGCCACAATCCTTATCGTAAGCCTGTTATTATTCAGTAATTTTGGCTCACTCAAGAACACTCTGCTTATTCTTCTCAATATTCCTCTGGCGCTGGTAGGAGGTATAATAGCTTTGTGGATAACAGGTCAGAACCTCTCCGTGCCGGCTTCAGTTGGTTTCATCGCGTTATTTGGAATTGCACTTGAAAACGGCATGGTGCTGCTGACTTATTTAAAACAACTCATCCGTGATGGTCTTTCAATAGATGAAGCCTCAATCAAGGGTGCATGCCTTCGATTGCGCCCTGTTCTGATGACGGCGGTAACCACCGCATTGGGACTTATACCCCTACTCCTTGCATCAGGCACCGGCAGCGATGTGCAACGGCCGCTTGCCACGGTAGTTGTCGGCGGATTGGTTACCTCTACAGTCTTGACACTCCTGGTTATACCAGCGCTTTTCAAATGGTTTTCTGTTCCGTTAGAGACAGAAATTTCGCATAATAATAAAATAATCAGGGAAGGTTAA
- a CDS encoding efflux RND transporter periplasmic adaptor subunit, with product MSCYANEVHTKQTESVVRDANRLWCNEHGVYEDECFICHPELKSDNSEVPSVELYCEEHRVLEKECGICRPELTSSLLPGKGLKVRLESPESAAKAGVVTAFPDEDKHPATHSVLCQVSYNMNFFARITPLTSGVVRRVLADVGAYVSKDDVLVEIISSEIASAKVDYLTALVNETLKELVYEREKGLFEKKISSQREYQQARAEYQVATHTTNTRRQQLLNYGFTEAEVKKIVETRSSSSILPIRAPFSGTIIERNAVLGEAVELGDTLFSLADLSTMWLELSIPEYLLSFFRVGNTVEANFHSLPGKRLHGNLIWLASGIEEKSQMLKGRAIVENPEFLLKHGMFGKSSLLSEQPDKGLYVPLESIQRFDNKSFLFVKLSDDLYEIRRVVPGSRNDDKIEIIEGVSLHEKVVVEGSFTLKSEFLKSRLGEGCVDE from the coding sequence ATGAGCTGTTACGCAAATGAAGTTCATACCAAGCAGACGGAAAGTGTTGTTAGGGATGCAAATCGATTGTGGTGTAATGAACACGGTGTCTATGAAGACGAATGTTTTATTTGCCATCCTGAATTAAAATCCGATAACAGCGAAGTACCATCAGTGGAACTTTATTGTGAAGAACACAGGGTACTGGAAAAAGAGTGCGGAATATGTCGCCCTGAGTTAACATCTTCACTTTTACCTGGCAAAGGTCTAAAGGTGAGACTGGAGTCTCCAGAGTCTGCGGCAAAAGCAGGTGTAGTCACTGCTTTTCCAGATGAAGATAAACACCCTGCCACTCATAGTGTTCTGTGTCAAGTTTCTTACAACATGAATTTTTTTGCCCGCATAACGCCTTTAACTTCAGGAGTTGTTCGGAGAGTCCTTGCAGATGTGGGTGCATATGTGTCTAAAGATGATGTCCTGGTAGAGATTATCTCATCTGAAATTGCAAGCGCAAAAGTCGATTATTTAACTGCTCTGGTAAATGAAACATTAAAGGAGCTGGTTTATGAACGGGAAAAAGGGCTTTTTGAAAAAAAAATCTCTTCACAGCGTGAGTATCAGCAGGCACGGGCAGAATACCAGGTCGCTACACACACCACGAATACAAGACGTCAACAACTTCTCAATTACGGATTTACAGAAGCTGAAGTTAAAAAGATTGTTGAAACCCGTTCAAGCTCTTCTATTCTTCCTATCCGCGCTCCATTTTCAGGAACGATTATTGAGAGAAATGCCGTTCTGGGAGAAGCAGTTGAACTGGGCGACACTCTTTTTTCTCTGGCAGACCTGTCTACAATGTGGCTTGAGCTTTCTATTCCAGAATACCTGTTGTCTTTTTTCAGGGTGGGTAATACTGTCGAAGCAAATTTTCATAGTCTTCCCGGGAAAAGACTGCATGGGAACTTAATCTGGTTGGCATCTGGCATAGAAGAAAAAAGTCAGATGTTAAAGGGGCGTGCAATTGTGGAAAACCCGGAGTTTCTGCTAAAACACGGAATGTTTGGAAAAAGCTCACTCTTGTCTGAGCAGCCTGATAAAGGGCTGTATGTTCCTCTTGAGTCCATACAACGATTTGATAACAAGTCTTTCCTGTTTGTTAAGCTGTCAGACGATCTTTACGAAATTCGCAGGGTTGTACCGGGTAGCAGAAACGATGATAAGATTGAAATTATTGAAGGAGTATCGCTTCATGAAAAGGTAGTTGTCGAAGGGAGTTTTACCTTGAAATCAGAATTCCTCAAATCTCGTCTTGGGGAGGGGTGTGTCGATGAATAA